The Plasmodium yoelii strain 17X genome assembly, chromosome: 4 genome has a window encoding:
- a CDS encoding PH domain-containing protein, putative: MKLIHFILPICFLHACVVISSPLFFNKNLDKWTKELIQVSKNEFKNLKEMKELISRKYCGESLKHLAGLVIDKSDKDAKLIIEGSIESNRLIFKLGNIKEKEINIKDIILPIETLSHKCINIRQTNQNKDSTVLCLANKVLRNFWTNSITDAVLCKMTKTKGKLPEYNDSIQLEETNTSEDNDLRDSDEEQEDNQKTQENGEISGEIKKKNQIKKKLLNEEFEDDEENQQKGLQLRISKSKLGYPKVKINGENIDEIKERSEKEINKIENSQKDQPSDNEENDNDM; this comes from the exons ATGAAATTAATTCACTTTATTTTGCCAATTTGCTTTCTTCACGCTTGTGTAGTCATAAGTTcacctttattttttaataaaaatttagataaatggACTAAGGAACTTATTCAAGtttcaaaaaatgaatttaaaaactTAAAAGAAATGAAAGAACTTATTAGTAGAAAATATTGTGGTGAATCCCTTAAACATTTAGCAGGATTAGTTATAGATAAATCGGACAAAGACGCAAAACTAATCATCGAAGGCTCGATAGAATCAAATAggttaatttttaaattaggaaatattaaagaaaaagaaataaatatcaaGGACATTATTTTACCAATTGAAACATTATCACATAAGTGTATAAATATTAGACAAACCAATCAAAATAAAGATTCTACAGTTTTATGCTTAGCTAATAAAGTCCTTAGAAACTTTTGGACAAATTCAATAACAGATGCCGTTTTATGTAAAATGACAAAAACTAAAGGAAAATTACCTGAGTATAATGATTCTATACAATTGGAAGAAACAAACACCTCAGAAGATAACGATCTAAGGGATAGTGATGAAGAACAAGAAGATAATCAAAAAACACAAGAAAATGGAGAAATAAGTGGagaaatcaaaaaaaaaaatcaaataaaaaaaaaattacttaaCGAAGAATTTGaagatgatgaagaaaatcAACAAAAGGGGTTACAATTGAGAATATCCAAAAGTAAATTGGGATATCCTAAAGTAAAAATTAATGGTGAAAATATCGATGAGATTAAGGAGAG gtctgaaaaagaaataaataaaattgaaaactCACAAAAAGATCAACCTTCCGATAATGAAGAAAACGATAACGATATGTAG